The following are encoded in a window of bacterium genomic DNA:
- a CDS encoding GWxTD domain-containing protein, which yields MKNFILILLALFIAATSFAEEKRKQYPVSAEHQKWLDLVHWIISDYEREAFLMLEKEEDRARMIEIFWENRDPTPGTVQNEFKEEHLKRVEYANKFYGRETSMAGWRTDRGRIYILMGKPDYTKRIPASFDNVSLELWHYVGYKGYGLPSSLYLLFYQPDNMPPYRLYSPLSDGIRDLFIQRNKTSMLPEDALYGMLRQELDPEVAHASISSIPSESADPGSPGTSITTEVILAKLQNARNYDISKRRYVDDFLKDRPSVQVYYSIGREGVHDGLYWFQAPTGDYYIDYSIEYEPDKLDMGSYENYYTSLTVDGLITAPDKTEVEQIVGTHEIKVTPEQFEKIKSMPFQFQGRRPLIPGKYDFTLIVANNVSRKSATFVETIEIPDLTKQSKPSITPVIPVRSIEAAAKDNKIRPFQFGDKIFIPNLPARYSKNAPMLLYHQVIFPDTYASMGTPELHYVVKVGDQIESEQTEPVSIAASQLAGNYIEIQKDISLSALSVGAKTLTVELREGEKTIAKTAPLMFTVSNDAAPNVWKFSVALPGFNSGYHSFLQAQQLLRLKRPKEARLLLEDAHTKDPENLEVTYQLMRAALQEKNLNKVIELGSPLEVKNPRNPQVLWLMGWAYYYSEKFHDALRFFERYRIEEPKKVEALNILADIYFRLDQPAKSLERVEQSLALRPNQKDILDLKKKLQAEQN from the coding sequence ATGAAAAACTTCATTTTGATTTTGTTAGCTTTGTTCATCGCTGCCACTTCTTTTGCTGAGGAGAAGCGAAAGCAATATCCGGTCAGCGCAGAACATCAAAAATGGCTTGATCTTGTGCACTGGATCATATCCGATTACGAGCGCGAGGCTTTCCTGATGTTGGAGAAAGAAGAAGACCGCGCGCGTATGATCGAAATTTTCTGGGAGAACCGGGACCCCACTCCCGGGACGGTCCAGAATGAATTCAAAGAAGAACATTTGAAAAGAGTTGAGTACGCGAATAAGTTCTACGGACGCGAAACCTCGATGGCCGGTTGGAGAACAGATCGCGGACGCATCTATATTCTGATGGGCAAACCGGACTATACCAAACGAATTCCCGCCTCCTTTGATAATGTTTCGCTTGAGCTCTGGCATTACGTGGGCTACAAAGGGTATGGCCTCCCCAGTTCACTCTATCTACTCTTCTACCAGCCGGATAATATGCCGCCTTACAGGCTTTATTCACCATTGTCCGATGGCATTCGTGATCTGTTCATTCAGCGAAACAAAACATCAATGTTACCCGAAGACGCTCTGTACGGAATGCTCCGCCAGGAACTCGATCCCGAAGTAGCTCATGCCTCGATCAGTTCCATTCCTTCGGAATCTGCCGACCCGGGTTCACCTGGAACCAGCATTACCACCGAAGTGATTCTGGCGAAACTCCAAAATGCAAGAAACTACGATATTAGTAAGCGAAGATATGTGGATGATTTCCTGAAGGACCGTCCCTCAGTTCAGGTTTACTATTCCATCGGAAGGGAGGGGGTTCATGATGGCCTCTACTGGTTTCAGGCGCCTACCGGGGACTATTACATCGATTATTCCATCGAATACGAGCCGGACAAGCTGGACATGGGCTCCTATGAAAACTACTACACATCACTGACTGTTGATGGCCTGATTACCGCTCCGGACAAAACCGAAGTGGAACAAATCGTGGGTACTCACGAGATCAAAGTAACGCCTGAGCAATTTGAAAAAATTAAGTCGATGCCGTTTCAGTTTCAGGGGAGGCGGCCACTGATTCCGGGAAAATATGATTTCACGTTGATTGTGGCGAACAACGTTTCCAGAAAAAGCGCTACTTTTGTGGAAACGATTGAGATTCCCGATTTGACAAAACAGTCCAAACCTTCCATCACACCGGTCATACCGGTTCGGTCCATCGAAGCAGCTGCGAAAGACAACAAAATTCGTCCATTCCAGTTTGGAGATAAGATTTTCATTCCCAACCTGCCTGCCCGATATTCCAAGAATGCTCCCATGCTGCTTTATCATCAGGTGATTTTTCCCGATACCTATGCCTCGATGGGGACTCCGGAACTTCATTATGTGGTTAAGGTCGGGGACCAGATTGAATCGGAGCAAACGGAGCCGGTTTCCATTGCCGCTTCGCAGCTCGCAGGGAACTATATTGAAATTCAGAAGGATATTTCACTTTCCGCATTGTCTGTTGGAGCCAAGACTCTAACAGTAGAATTGCGCGAAGGTGAAAAAACAATCGCAAAAACTGCGCCATTAATGTTTACTGTTTCGAACGATGCGGCGCCGAACGTCTGGAAATTTTCCGTAGCGCTTCCGGGATTTAACTCGGGTTACCACAGTTTCCTTCAGGCACAGCAGCTGTTGCGTCTGAAAAGACCCAAAGAGGCGAGGTTGTTACTGGAGGATGCTCATACAAAGGATCCGGAAAATCTCGAAGTCACCTATCAGTTGATGCGTGCGGCATTGCAGGAGAAAAACCTGAACAAGGTGATTGAATTGGGATCTCCCTTAGAAGTGAAGAATCCGCGTAATCCACAGGTTTTATGGTTGATGGGGTGGGCATACTATTATTCGGAGAAGTTTCATGATGCGTTGCGGTTTTTTGAGAGGTACCGAATCGAGGAACCGAAGAAAGTGGAAGCCTTAAACATTCTCGCCGATATTTACTTCCGGTTAGATCAACCTGCAAAGTCACTCGAACGAGTCGAACAATCGCTGGCCCTTCGTCCGAATCAAAAAGATATTCTGGATCTGAAGAAAAAACTGCAGGCTGAACAGAATTAA
- a CDS encoding tetratricopeptide repeat protein, whose product MRKRSSAGVSPAKERTSRPGSVTAEKPQSRKWLFIGAAIVLLALGALWYFWKPQEQIKTAAPATPESTVEALAKNNFQGAEKPVVEKLRNVINDVKANSSSAHSWGKLAMNLHVHDFKNEALLCYEKAAALNPSDFRWPYYRAMLLHDRGSEEALKYFEQSLNLRPNHFAGRVRYGQALLDSNRLEQAGREFVKALEINTNSSHAYVGLARISLSQNQVKDCGSLLQKAIQVNPRHGEAYGLLSEVYRRMNQHQKASAQLLISQQLPKITPLPDDLEMALIAEGVSSYWHDLRGRAALEKGDYALAEQELKKAAAASKDFSRQDTLGVAYLYQRKYAEAAAAHKKALELNPKSTASMNNLAAALYEMGQEQAAMDTIRRAIQNDPRIPYSYLHLARLNIRSGNRAAAVQAYRSGLEQLPQNQDLAQQLAWFMATSSDASLRNGLEAVRLAEAVASRNPNAETLDVLAAAYAEAGRFDRSVQVAEQALTIAESNRRQQLAERIKTHLKAFRAKRPYHE is encoded by the coding sequence GTGAGGAAACGAAGTAGCGCGGGCGTCTCGCCCGCAAAGGAGCGGACGTCACGTCCGGGGTCCGTTACTGCGGAAAAACCGCAGTCTCGTAAGTGGCTTTTCATCGGCGCCGCTATCGTCCTTTTAGCGCTCGGAGCCCTCTGGTACTTTTGGAAGCCACAAGAGCAGATAAAAACTGCCGCTCCCGCCACTCCTGAATCGACAGTTGAGGCATTAGCGAAGAACAATTTTCAAGGCGCAGAAAAACCGGTAGTGGAAAAACTCCGCAATGTCATCAATGATGTAAAAGCGAATTCTTCTTCGGCACATTCCTGGGGCAAACTCGCAATGAACCTTCATGTGCATGATTTCAAAAATGAAGCTCTTCTTTGCTATGAAAAAGCCGCAGCATTGAATCCTTCCGATTTCCGCTGGCCGTATTACCGGGCGATGTTGCTGCATGACCGTGGTTCTGAAGAAGCGCTCAAGTATTTTGAGCAAAGTTTGAACCTGCGCCCGAATCACTTTGCCGGAAGGGTGCGATACGGTCAGGCCTTGCTCGACTCCAATCGTTTGGAGCAGGCAGGTCGCGAATTCGTAAAGGCTCTGGAAATCAATACGAACAGCTCTCATGCGTATGTCGGGCTGGCCCGCATATCATTGAGCCAGAACCAGGTCAAGGATTGTGGCTCGCTTCTGCAGAAGGCGATACAAGTCAACCCGCGTCATGGAGAAGCCTACGGACTTTTATCCGAAGTTTACAGACGGATGAATCAACACCAGAAAGCGAGTGCGCAGTTGTTGATCTCGCAGCAATTACCGAAGATCACCCCACTACCGGATGATCTCGAAATGGCATTGATTGCGGAAGGAGTCAGTTCTTACTGGCACGACTTGCGGGGACGCGCCGCTCTGGAAAAAGGGGATTATGCGCTGGCAGAACAAGAGCTCAAGAAAGCAGCTGCTGCTTCGAAGGATTTTTCCCGGCAGGATACGTTGGGTGTCGCGTATCTATATCAACGAAAATACGCGGAGGCGGCCGCTGCGCACAAAAAAGCTTTGGAGCTGAATCCTAAATCAACCGCAAGCATGAACAATCTGGCTGCAGCCCTATATGAAATGGGTCAGGAGCAGGCCGCTATGGACACAATTCGACGCGCCATCCAAAACGATCCGCGGATCCCTTACTCATACTTGCACCTTGCGAGATTGAATATTCGAAGCGGAAATCGCGCTGCAGCTGTGCAAGCGTACAGATCGGGTCTGGAACAGCTGCCACAAAATCAGGATCTTGCACAACAGCTTGCGTGGTTCATGGCGACAAGTTCCGATGCATCTTTGCGTAATGGTCTGGAAGCGGTTCGTCTTGCTGAAGCTGTTGCGTCCCGGAATCCCAATGCGGAAACGCTGGACGTTTTGGCAGCAGCTTATGCGGAAGCAGGCCGTTTTGATCGTTCCGTTCAGGTGGCGGAACAGGCTTTGACCATCGCTGAGTCCAACCGCCGGCAACAACTCGCTGAGCGGATCAAAACTCATCTGAAGGCCTTTCGCGCAAAGCGTCCCTATCATGAGTAA
- a CDS encoding CRTAC1 family protein yields the protein MLFVGAPHLRFLQMLRPNHAGLSIRKKPECAAPTSYFVICLLAICAGCNSSNSSSSKGYFTDITEKSGLKFVHDPAVDGSYFYPEVMSAGGGFLDYDNDGDLDIFLVNGQRHGTNQGGRLKNRLFRQGRLGNFDDVTEEAFGNAATGYGMGIAVGDLENDGDVDLYVTNFGPDQLFQNNGNGTFSDITKKAGIDNPGWGSSAIFLDFDRDGFLDLYVANYVVFDPAVFCTDKVGRRDYCGPQGFRGEPDQLYRNNGNGTFTDVSLKSEIGKASWKGLGVLSADFNNDLYPDIYVANDGEPANLWVNQRDGTFKDLGMVLGAAVNALGQPEAGMGVASGDADGDADFDLFKTHLRNETNTFYRHMGQIGFQDDTAVSNLGPPSLPYTGFGTGFFDYDQDGDLDLAVVNGRVTRGPLLLQKNSPDYWDDYAEPNLLFENDGTGHYRNVSDLAGEFTSEIENSKGLSFGDIDNDGDIDLLITNGGGPARLHRNDVSSKGHWLIVRAKAWNRDAIGAVVSIHVSGQRIKRLVQPGYSYLSSNDPRAHFGLASATSVDEITVLWPDGKTEIFPGVKADQIVTVEKGKGKSEETK from the coding sequence ATGCTGTTTGTAGGGGCGCCGCATTTGCGTTTTTTGCAAATGCTGCGCCCGAATCATGCCGGGCTGAGCATTCGCAAAAAGCCCGAATGCGCAGCTCCTACCAGTTACTTCGTCATTTGTCTGCTAGCGATCTGCGCAGGTTGTAATTCGTCCAATTCTTCCTCTTCCAAAGGTTACTTCACCGACATAACGGAAAAGAGTGGATTGAAGTTTGTCCATGATCCCGCGGTCGATGGATCCTACTTCTATCCTGAAGTCATGTCTGCAGGTGGCGGTTTTCTCGATTACGATAATGACGGTGACCTGGATATTTTTCTCGTGAACGGGCAACGGCACGGTACCAATCAAGGAGGTCGTTTGAAGAACAGGCTTTTCCGGCAGGGACGATTGGGGAATTTTGACGACGTTACAGAGGAAGCATTTGGGAATGCAGCCACCGGATACGGCATGGGGATCGCGGTTGGTGATCTGGAGAACGATGGCGACGTAGATTTATACGTTACAAATTTTGGGCCTGATCAGTTATTCCAAAACAACGGCAATGGCACTTTTTCGGACATTACAAAGAAAGCTGGAATTGACAATCCTGGTTGGGGCAGTTCGGCAATATTTCTTGATTTTGATCGCGATGGTTTTCTGGACCTTTATGTTGCCAATTATGTTGTTTTTGATCCAGCGGTGTTCTGCACCGACAAAGTGGGGCGCAGAGATTACTGTGGTCCACAGGGTTTTCGCGGGGAGCCCGATCAATTGTATCGAAACAACGGAAACGGCACCTTCACAGATGTTTCGTTGAAATCCGAAATTGGAAAAGCGAGCTGGAAAGGTCTGGGTGTATTGAGCGCAGACTTCAACAACGATCTCTATCCGGATATCTATGTTGCCAATGATGGGGAGCCTGCAAATTTGTGGGTCAATCAACGTGACGGCACATTCAAGGATCTTGGCATGGTATTGGGCGCTGCGGTTAACGCGCTGGGACAGCCGGAAGCCGGTATGGGTGTTGCTTCAGGGGATGCGGATGGAGATGCAGATTTTGATCTGTTCAAAACGCATCTGCGAAACGAAACAAATACTTTTTACCGTCACATGGGGCAGATCGGTTTTCAAGATGATACGGCCGTTTCCAATCTGGGTCCCCCAAGTCTGCCGTATACCGGTTTTGGCACAGGCTTCTTTGATTATGATCAGGATGGTGATCTCGATCTTGCCGTTGTGAATGGCAGAGTTACACGCGGGCCTCTGTTGCTCCAGAAAAATTCACCGGATTACTGGGATGATTATGCTGAACCGAATCTGTTGTTTGAAAATGACGGGACGGGGCATTACCGAAACGTAAGTGACCTGGCAGGAGAATTTACCAGTGAAATAGAAAACAGCAAGGGATTATCGTTCGGAGACATCGATAATGATGGCGACATCGACCTGTTGATTACGAATGGAGGGGGACCTGCGCGTCTCCATCGAAATGATGTAAGCTCAAAAGGTCACTGGTTGATTGTTCGAGCCAAAGCCTGGAATCGTGATGCGATTGGCGCTGTTGTATCGATCCACGTATCCGGCCAACGCATTAAGCGATTGGTGCAGCCCGGGTACAGTTATTTATCCAGCAACGATCCTCGCGCGCATTTTGGGCTTGCGAGTGCGACTTCGGTGGATGAAATTACGGTTCTCTGGCCGGATGGAAAAACGGAGATCTTCCCGGGCGTCAAAGCAGATCAGATCGTTACTGTGGAGAAAGGTAAAGGTAAAAGTGAGGAAACGAAGTAG